AAACCCGGATTTTGAGTATTATGATGTCACTGCGGACTATCTCAACCCCTTTGAAGCTGATGACTACAATACTATTAAGAATAACGTAAAAGCATCCTTGATGAAAAAAGTAGCGGCATCTACGTTGAGAACGAATGCCCGGGACAGGTTGTTGAGCGAGCTTCAACAATTTTATGTATTGACCAATAGCTTGGGTTGGACTCTGACCTATCAGGATAAGGAAATTGAGGAAAACTTTAATCCATTCCTCTTAAAAAACTAAATTTTTAATAGTTAAAATATTAAAAAACAATTAGTTATGCTGTATATTGGTGTTCTACCACTTAAAAGAGCATCAAAATGAAACAGAGCAGACCATTGAATTATAGAAGAAATTTTTTGAAGACAACCGGCATTTTAGGTGCGGGATTATTATTACCCAATATATCTTTAGCGGAAACAACAACTTTTTAGAACGGCAATTTACACCAGTTCGGAAAACGTGAGGGGTACACGGATCAAATAAGTATTCTTATTTCAATGATGGACTGGATGCGTTCAACCGTTCTGCGTTCCGTGGATGGAATTACGCAGAAAGAACTAGATTTTTTATTGGACGAGGAGTCCAATTCTATTGGTGCTATGCTAATGCATCTTGCTGCCACGGAGCGTTTTTATCAAATTCACAAGTTCGATGAAAGGGAATGGGGAGACTTTGATAGAAAAGATACTGATATCTGGAACGTTGGAAGCCGTTTGGGAGATGCCGCAAGGAAGGAATTAAAGGGAAAGCTACTTTCCTTTTATACTGATCACCTTACCGAGGTGAGGGAAAATACGAAAACCATGCTCAAAACCAAGGGCGACGATTGGCTTTATACGGAGACGGACTTCTTTGGAGGACAACCCACTAACAACTATTGCAAATGGTTTCATGTTGTGGAACATGAGTCTAATCACAACGGTCAAATAAAATATATAAAGAGCAGGGTGGTTTAAGTGGTTTTTACGGGTTCTACAAGATTTAAGCCATCATCGATGAGGTGTCCCAAGCTAGGATTGTCCTGTTTCACTTTTTCTAGGTGATGCTTTATCTCCGTGGCAAAACCGGTATCTCCGTTGGTAATCGCCAGTTCGTAAAGTTCTACAGATAACAGCCAGTCCTTAGGAAAGTTTTGTTGTACTTCTTTAAACACTTTATTTCTGGAAATAGTAGTGTTTTTACCTTCCCTAAAATCCCTGATTTGTTGGTAATATCCTTCCAATTCACTTTCATTGGCGCTCTTTTTATCTGAAAGTGTTTTACTGAGTTCGTGGTCCAGAAGGTCAAAACTCTTCAGGTCGGCAGGCCCGTTAAAAGCCGATACTATACGCTCTCCAATGGCCATGTTGTATAGTTCTTCGTCAGATTTAAATAATACTTTGCCGTGGTGGCTTACGGTACAGTTTTCGAAAGTGATTAGAATTATTTGTCCCTGTAGGTTTCTAGTACCGGTAATAATCTTTCCGCTTACGTTGATACCGCCTACAAAATCCAAGGAAACATGCTCGCCCTCGTAGATTTTATA
This genomic window from Maribacter sp. MJ134 contains:
- a CDS encoding twin-arginine translocation signal domain-containing protein; this encodes MKQSRPLNYRRNFLKTTGILGAGLLLPNISLAETTTF
- a CDS encoding DinB family protein, giving the protein MDWMRSTVLRSVDGITQKELDFLLDEESNSIGAMLMHLAATERFYQIHKFDEREWGDFDRKDTDIWNVGSRLGDAARKELKGKLLSFYTDHLTEVRENTKTMLKTKGDDWLYTETDFFGGQPTNNYCKWFHVVEHESNHNGQIKYIKSRVV